The following are encoded together in the Gemmatimonas aurantiaca genome:
- a CDS encoding MFS transporter, producing MAQAVTGMLLDISPLRTSRDFRLLFTARTISIVAVGVISVAVGWQVFDLTGSSWHVGLVNLCLAIPMTIGLMVGGVLADRFDRRRLIVSSRSVYIAVAAIFLVNTLLPRPQLWLIYLASTIAGAINGISAPALMAAMPSLVQRAQLAAAGALITVSTQVGAMLGPSVAGVVIGTWGLTLCYALVGIGAVLTPLLLARMQPLPAGPRAPLGPVAALRESWHFTRTHAVVGALLLLEIPVALFASPGSLFPELATTRFANSGLLFGHGVVDAAVIAGWLYSAPAIGALASSLLSGWTSRTGKAGGMLILTTALWAVGTIGLGVAPSTTVAVLALAVAGAGRALSEILRRALLQMHTPDGLQGRVGSLWLVQAAVLPSMGMALAGAAARWWPAHQVVTVGGLIAFLGTLGVVIAFPSIRREYQSA from the coding sequence ATGGCCCAGGCCGTGACCGGGATGCTGCTCGACATCTCGCCGCTGCGCACGAGTCGCGATTTCCGCCTGCTGTTCACGGCGCGCACGATCTCGATCGTGGCCGTGGGGGTGATCAGCGTGGCCGTAGGCTGGCAGGTGTTCGACCTGACCGGTTCCTCGTGGCACGTGGGACTGGTGAATCTGTGTCTGGCCATTCCGATGACGATCGGGTTGATGGTGGGCGGCGTGCTGGCCGATCGTTTCGACCGTCGTCGCCTCATCGTCTCGTCGCGCAGCGTGTACATCGCGGTGGCGGCCATCTTTCTCGTCAACACTCTGCTGCCCAGGCCGCAGCTCTGGCTGATCTATCTGGCGTCGACGATTGCCGGGGCGATCAACGGCATCAGTGCTCCGGCGTTGATGGCGGCGATGCCGTCGCTGGTGCAGCGGGCGCAACTGGCGGCCGCGGGTGCATTGATCACCGTCTCGACCCAGGTGGGCGCGATGCTCGGGCCCTCGGTGGCGGGTGTCGTGATCGGGACCTGGGGACTCACGCTGTGTTATGCACTGGTTGGCATCGGCGCGGTGCTCACCCCGCTGCTGCTGGCGCGCATGCAGCCGTTGCCGGCGGGCCCGCGGGCTCCGCTTGGCCCCGTCGCCGCCCTGCGGGAATCGTGGCATTTCACACGCACGCACGCGGTGGTTGGCGCGTTGTTGCTGCTCGAAATTCCCGTGGCGCTGTTCGCCTCGCCGGGTTCGCTGTTCCCTGAACTGGCGACGACACGTTTTGCGAACAGTGGGCTGCTCTTCGGACACGGCGTGGTGGACGCGGCGGTGATCGCGGGTTGGCTGTACTCGGCGCCGGCCATCGGTGCGTTGGCGTCGTCCCTGTTGAGCGGCTGGACGAGCCGGACTGGAAAAGCGGGTGGCATGCTCATCCTGACGACGGCGTTGTGGGCGGTGGGCACCATCGGATTGGGCGTGGCGCCATCCACCACGGTGGCGGTGCTGGCGCTGGCCGTGGCCGGCGCCGGACGGGCCCTGTCGGAGATTCTGCGCCGGGCACTCCTGCAGATGCACACGCCGGACGGTCTGCAGGGACGCGTGGGCAGTCTCTGGTTGGTGCAGGCGGCGGTGCTGCCCTCGATGGGCATGGCGCTGGCGGGTGCCGCGGCGCGCTGGTGGCCCGCGCATCAGGTGGTCACCGTGGGCGGCCTGATCGCGTTCCTCGGCACCCTCGGTGTGGTGATCGCGTTCCCCTCAATCCGGCGTGAATACCAGTCGGCCTGA
- a CDS encoding amino acid adenylation domain-containing protein, with product MPVIDPVREVAGTVLTDTSVGATAGVPLTEAQEGIWYASQADPIHPGYNTGHYVELRGALDVPRLARAIETVLQEARGLRVQVVDAPDGPRQVPTVHALTLEIVDLKTHADPLGEAVRRMRLDMDRPRALDRDALVVERLYVLGDAHWAWYQGIHHILIDGYGTLLLMRRMCDVYAANGPCGVPLGDPAAVQTEDAHYRTSSLRERDRRYWHEQFTRAPELVTLSPSHAPPARAAYMASAPLPAGLVASVEEMARDIDVPWPDVLVTLIAAYLARHTDGDEMVIGAPYMGRLGTAAARVPAMVMNVLPIRVTIDEHGPVRDLVTAVSAQLRQARRHGRYRSEQLRRDLHLVGGDRHVHGPIVNVLPFEEAVTFPGVESRHVVLGTGPVDDLSIAVRGGAEQREQDGHDRRDARLEFEANPLRYTPAEIDAHLVRLSTFLTKAVQAHSLESVPTVTEAEQHQWVEAVNATSHAVPDGTLLDLIEAMMRRTPDAPAVRAEGRPLSYAELDAQSMGVATSLAAAGVRRGDVVAVAVPRSCDLAVALLGVMRAGAAYMPIEADQPAERIAVMIAEARPRLGIVSAAFGMPLPVALPMYMIEQGMLSGPGTSATGASASSAAVEPERPTPDTAAYVIFTSGSTGIPKGVVVEHAAIVNRLVWMREHYGIGARDRILQKTPVTFDVSVWELFLPFVAGALLVMASPSAHRDPAWLSRIIDEDAITVMHFVPSMLAAFLAEHAEGAGRVASSLRQVFCSGEALPSELRDRFHVCYDAELHNLYGPTEAAVDVTWWSASRDDRTDPVPIGFPVWNTAMYVLDRRLRALPPGVAGDLYIAGVQLARGYLNRPEFTAERFIANPFVPGTRMYLTGDRAAWRTDGALTYLGRSDQQVKIRGVRIEPGEIESAILAAGAYAQAHVVARTMPDGEIRLVAYIVPASSAVQTAEAKAAEGVRLRAELQRRLPETMVPAHVMLLDAVPLTSSGKLDRKALPMPEQSAGSGRAAVTDSERRVAALFADLLQIDAVTLRADDDFFLLGGHSLLAARCMLRVRGEWGVKAGIGALFANPTIARFASYLDGYMEQATTARTQSEGLGALVRLADRPHGESSGAEVPPLFCIHPAGGISWCYAALGRALSGHRATYGVQADLLGEARPASLEQMASEYVRRIREVQPFGPYHFAGWSVGGIIAQEMAVQLQEAGASVALVALLDAYPSDHWRSAPVPAPDAALDALLLIAGIDPVSMSDSDRSLASVIALLRQYGHPLGTLSDEALAGVLRVVESNNRLVREHRHRPFNGTLLHLRAALDHRDGSYVAEEWAPYATRIEAHDLPSVHAHMTSPELAPRVAALIEPHFVDMADMHVSPGASR from the coding sequence ATGCCGGTCATTGACCCGGTGCGCGAGGTCGCGGGTACTGTCCTGACCGACACGTCGGTCGGGGCAACGGCCGGCGTGCCTCTGACCGAAGCCCAGGAGGGCATCTGGTATGCTTCTCAGGCAGACCCGATACACCCCGGCTACAACACCGGGCACTATGTCGAGCTGCGTGGAGCACTCGATGTGCCGCGTCTGGCGCGTGCCATCGAAACGGTCTTGCAGGAAGCGCGGGGACTCCGGGTGCAGGTGGTGGATGCGCCCGATGGACCGCGCCAGGTGCCCACGGTTCATGCGCTGACTCTCGAGATCGTCGATCTCAAGACGCACGCGGACCCGCTGGGTGAAGCCGTGCGCCGCATGCGTCTCGACATGGATCGTCCGCGGGCGCTCGATCGGGATGCGCTCGTCGTCGAACGCCTGTATGTGCTGGGTGATGCGCACTGGGCCTGGTATCAGGGCATTCATCACATCCTGATCGACGGGTATGGCACATTGCTGCTGATGCGGCGCATGTGCGACGTGTACGCCGCAAACGGACCGTGTGGCGTGCCGTTGGGTGATCCCGCGGCCGTGCAGACAGAAGACGCGCACTATCGTACTTCGTCATTGCGTGAGCGCGATCGGCGTTACTGGCACGAACAGTTCACACGCGCGCCGGAGCTCGTCACGCTCTCGCCGTCGCATGCACCACCGGCTCGGGCGGCCTACATGGCGTCCGCTCCGCTGCCGGCGGGACTGGTCGCGTCGGTGGAAGAGATGGCCCGCGACATCGATGTGCCATGGCCCGATGTGCTCGTCACGCTCATCGCCGCCTATCTCGCCAGGCATACCGATGGTGACGAGATGGTCATTGGTGCTCCGTACATGGGTCGCCTCGGCACCGCCGCGGCGCGGGTGCCGGCCATGGTCATGAACGTGCTGCCGATACGCGTGACGATCGACGAGCATGGGCCAGTGCGCGATCTCGTGACCGCGGTGTCCGCGCAGTTGCGTCAGGCCCGCCGGCACGGGCGCTATCGCAGCGAACAGTTGCGTCGCGATCTGCATCTGGTGGGCGGTGACCGGCATGTGCACGGACCCATCGTGAATGTGCTGCCCTTCGAGGAAGCGGTGACGTTTCCCGGCGTGGAGAGCCGACACGTGGTGTTGGGCACCGGGCCGGTGGACGATCTGTCGATCGCCGTACGCGGCGGTGCGGAGCAGCGTGAGCAGGACGGACACGATCGCCGGGACGCTCGCCTCGAATTCGAAGCCAATCCCCTGCGGTATACACCAGCGGAGATCGACGCTCATCTGGTGCGACTCTCCACGTTTCTCACGAAGGCCGTCCAGGCACACTCGCTGGAGTCGGTGCCTACCGTGACGGAGGCGGAGCAGCATCAGTGGGTGGAGGCGGTCAATGCCACGTCACATGCCGTGCCCGACGGGACATTGCTCGATCTCATCGAAGCCATGATGCGGCGCACGCCCGATGCCCCGGCGGTGCGGGCCGAGGGGCGCCCCCTTTCGTATGCGGAGCTGGATGCGCAGTCGATGGGTGTGGCGACGTCCCTGGCGGCCGCGGGTGTGCGGCGTGGCGATGTCGTGGCGGTAGCCGTTCCGCGTTCCTGCGATCTGGCGGTGGCGCTGCTCGGTGTGATGCGGGCGGGGGCAGCCTACATGCCCATCGAGGCCGATCAGCCGGCCGAACGGATTGCCGTGATGATCGCCGAAGCGCGGCCGCGACTGGGGATCGTGAGTGCGGCGTTCGGCATGCCACTGCCGGTGGCACTGCCGATGTACATGATCGAGCAGGGTATGCTGTCCGGTCCCGGCACCTCGGCAACCGGCGCATCCGCTTCGTCGGCCGCCGTCGAGCCGGAGCGCCCCACACCCGATACCGCGGCCTACGTGATCTTCACATCGGGGTCGACGGGCATTCCAAAGGGCGTGGTGGTGGAGCACGCGGCCATCGTGAATCGTCTCGTGTGGATGCGCGAACACTATGGCATCGGCGCACGGGACCGGATTCTCCAGAAGACGCCCGTGACGTTCGATGTGTCGGTGTGGGAGCTGTTCCTGCCGTTCGTCGCCGGCGCCCTGCTGGTCATGGCGTCTCCGTCCGCGCACCGTGATCCCGCATGGCTGTCCCGGATCATCGACGAGGATGCGATCACGGTGATGCACTTCGTGCCCTCCATGCTCGCGGCGTTCCTGGCCGAACACGCCGAGGGCGCAGGACGCGTTGCGTCGTCTCTGCGCCAGGTGTTCTGCAGCGGCGAGGCGCTCCCGTCGGAACTGCGGGATCGCTTTCACGTGTGTTACGACGCCGAACTGCACAATCTCTACGGACCGACGGAGGCCGCCGTCGACGTGACCTGGTGGTCGGCGAGCCGCGATGATCGCACCGATCCGGTGCCCATCGGCTTCCCCGTGTGGAACACCGCGATGTACGTGCTCGACCGCCGATTGCGTGCGCTGCCGCCGGGTGTGGCCGGTGATCTCTACATCGCCGGCGTGCAGCTCGCGCGCGGGTATCTCAACCGCCCCGAGTTCACCGCCGAGCGTTTCATCGCCAATCCATTCGTGCCGGGCACCCGGATGTATCTCACCGGTGATCGTGCCGCCTGGCGGACGGATGGAGCGCTCACCTACCTCGGTCGTTCGGATCAGCAGGTGAAGATCCGTGGGGTGCGCATCGAGCCGGGGGAGATCGAATCGGCGATCCTGGCCGCGGGCGCGTACGCCCAGGCGCACGTGGTGGCGCGGACCATGCCGGACGGGGAGATACGTCTGGTGGCCTATATCGTTCCGGCATCGAGTGCGGTGCAGACCGCGGAGGCAAAAGCCGCCGAAGGCGTCCGCCTCCGCGCCGAATTGCAGCGACGGTTGCCCGAGACGATGGTGCCGGCGCATGTGATGCTGCTCGATGCCGTTCCGCTGACTTCCAGCGGCAAGCTCGATCGCAAAGCCCTGCCGATGCCGGAGCAGAGTGCCGGATCCGGGCGCGCGGCAGTAACGGACAGCGAGCGGCGTGTGGCCGCGTTGTTCGCGGATCTGTTGCAGATCGACGCAGTCACCCTGCGCGCCGATGACGATTTTTTTCTGCTCGGTGGACACTCGCTCCTGGCGGCGCGCTGCATGTTGCGCGTGCGTGGTGAATGGGGCGTGAAAGCCGGCATCGGCGCGCTTTTTGCCAATCCCACGATCGCGCGCTTCGCGAGCTATCTGGACGGTTACATGGAGCAAGCCACGACGGCACGCACTCAATCGGAAGGGCTCGGCGCACTGGTGCGGCTTGCCGACCGTCCGCATGGGGAGTCGTCCGGCGCAGAGGTCCCGCCACTCTTCTGCATTCACCCGGCCGGTGGCATTTCCTGGTGCTACGCGGCACTCGGGCGTGCATTGTCGGGACATCGTGCCACCTATGGGGTGCAGGCCGACCTGCTCGGCGAGGCACGTCCGGCGAGTCTCGAACAGATGGCCAGCGAATATGTACGTCGCATTCGCGAGGTGCAGCCGTTCGGGCCATATCATTTTGCGGGATGGTCGGTGGGCGGCATCATCGCGCAGGAGATGGCGGTACAGCTGCAGGAGGCGGGCGCATCGGTTGCGCTCGTGGCTCTGCTCGATGCGTATCCCAGCGATCACTGGCGGTCGGCGCCCGTGCCGGCGCCGGACGCGGCGCTCGATGCACTGCTGCTGATCGCCGGGATCGATCCGGTGTCGATGTCGGACTCGGACCGCTCGCTGGCTTCCGTGATCGCGCTGCTGCGACAGTACGGACATCCCCTCGGTACGCTGTCCGACGAGGCGCTGGCCGGTGTGCTGCGTGTGGTGGAGTCGAACAACCGTCTCGTGCGGGAGCATCGGCACAGACCCTTCAATGGCACGCTGCTGCATCTGCGCGCGGCTCTCGATCACCGCGATGGCTCGTACGTGGCGGAAGAGTGGGCACCGTATGCCACGCGGATCGAAGCGCACGACCTGCCATCGGTGCATGCGCACATGACGAGCCCAGAGCTGGCGCCTCGTGTGGCGGCATTGATCGAACCACATTTTGTCGACATGGCCGATATGCACGTCTCACCCGGAGCATCACGATGA
- a CDS encoding ABC transporter substrate-binding protein has product MIRSLWPILLVITGSVLSADTAPAWVQTSALHTSRAPLSSTTETLVQPIQLTDISGRKITLPRPASRVLIDDGRFLMAMALIDPDPVRTLVAWPRDVNRIGVRTHEQFRAKFPRLDSLTQIASSAATYSQEQVLRVRPDVAVFSLGQGPSADQIEQLQRVGIAVVFIDFFVHPLENTDPSLLILGQLTGRSAAAQAYVNFRKQHLQAISDRLKRAGTRTAPKVFVEVHAGISEECCHAPGKGNVGDYITFVGGHNIAADVLPGTTGKLNIEYVLSQNAPVYIETGGPHLEKAGGLVLGPGFTVEQARASLQKMTARPGISSLAAVKSGRTYGIAHQLLNSPLDILAVESMARWIDPVLFRDIDPAKTLAEINTKYLAVPIEGPQWISLR; this is encoded by the coding sequence GTGATCCGTTCGCTGTGGCCGATCCTGCTGGTGATCACCGGAAGTGTGCTTTCCGCGGATACCGCTCCCGCATGGGTGCAGACTTCGGCATTGCACACCTCCCGCGCTCCGTTGTCATCCACGACGGAGACGTTGGTTCAGCCGATCCAGTTGACGGATATCTCGGGGCGCAAGATCACGTTGCCGCGTCCGGCCTCCCGTGTGCTGATCGACGACGGACGCTTCCTGATGGCGATGGCGCTCATCGATCCCGATCCGGTGCGCACGCTGGTGGCGTGGCCCCGGGACGTGAACCGGATCGGCGTGCGGACCCACGAGCAGTTCCGTGCGAAGTTCCCGCGGCTCGATTCGCTGACGCAGATCGCGAGTTCGGCGGCGACCTACTCGCAGGAGCAGGTGCTGCGGGTGCGTCCGGATGTGGCGGTGTTTTCGCTTGGCCAGGGTCCATCGGCTGATCAGATCGAACAGCTCCAGCGCGTGGGCATCGCGGTCGTCTTCATCGACTTCTTCGTGCATCCGCTGGAGAATACCGATCCGAGTCTGCTCATTCTGGGGCAGCTCACCGGACGGAGCGCCGCGGCGCAGGCGTACGTGAATTTCCGCAAGCAGCATCTGCAGGCGATCTCCGATCGTCTGAAGCGCGCGGGTACACGCACGGCACCCAAGGTATTCGTGGAAGTGCACGCCGGCATTTCCGAAGAGTGCTGCCATGCGCCGGGCAAGGGAAACGTCGGCGACTACATCACGTTCGTGGGCGGGCACAACATCGCGGCCGACGTGCTGCCCGGCACGACGGGCAAGCTAAACATCGAGTACGTGTTGTCGCAGAATGCGCCGGTGTACATCGAAACGGGCGGCCCGCACCTGGAGAAGGCCGGTGGTCTCGTACTGGGGCCCGGTTTCACGGTGGAGCAGGCCCGCGCTTCACTGCAGAAGATGACGGCGCGTCCGGGGATCTCGTCGCTCGCCGCCGTGAAGAGCGGGCGCACCTACGGCATCGCGCATCAGCTGCTCAATTCGCCGCTCGATATTCTGGCGGTGGAGTCGATGGCGCGCTGGATCGATCCGGTGCTCTTCAGGGACATCGACCCGGCAAAGACGCTCGCCGAGATCAACACGAAGTATCTGGCGGTCCCCATCGAAGGGCCGCAGTGGATCAGCCTGCGGTGA
- a CDS encoding AMP-binding protein, translating into MSAPVPGIPVQDWPEAFAARYRAAGYWQGETMGDWLRARARTFADRTAVVGGETRWSYAALDREADRVAAGFLARGVRPGERVVLQLPNIPEFLAVMLGLIRAGIVPVFALPAHRQTEIDNIVAVSGAVAYVIPDVHERFDYRPLGRQVLRTRPTMRHVIVVGDTGVDADGDDIRLEPLAAFQGDPVGGTRIAQPSPSSVAFLQLSGGSTGLSKLIPRTHDDYLYSVRASAEICGLTPESVYLVVLPVAHNFPMSSPGFLGALHAGASVVLSPSAAPDVAFALIERERVTFAAAVPPIALMWLEAKATSRADLSSLEVLQVGGAKLTPAVAARVTPTLGVTLQQVFGMAEGLVNYTRLHDDPDTICQTQGRPISPDDEIRIVDDDDRTVESGGIGHLQTRGPYTIRGYYQNAAANARSFTADGFYRTGDLVSRTTDGYLVVHGRATDQINRGGEKVSPEEVEDHLVAHPAVLDAVVVSVPDDYLGERACAFVIPRAERVPPPVLKAWIRSRGLAAYKIPDQIVFVEAFPSTGVGKTSRKDLRGALREQARRASEDAASRSDDRGTASGQPASQPTS; encoded by the coding sequence ATGAGCGCCCCCGTTCCGGGCATTCCCGTGCAGGACTGGCCGGAGGCGTTCGCGGCGCGTTATCGCGCGGCCGGCTATTGGCAGGGTGAGACGATGGGCGACTGGCTGCGCGCGCGTGCCCGCACGTTTGCCGACCGCACGGCGGTGGTGGGCGGGGAGACCCGGTGGAGTTATGCCGCGCTCGATCGGGAGGCGGACCGTGTGGCTGCCGGATTTCTCGCGCGGGGTGTGCGACCGGGTGAGCGCGTGGTGCTGCAATTGCCCAACATCCCCGAATTCCTGGCGGTGATGCTGGGCCTCATCCGTGCGGGGATCGTGCCCGTGTTCGCGTTGCCGGCGCACCGGCAGACGGAGATCGACAACATCGTCGCGGTGTCGGGTGCGGTGGCATATGTGATTCCCGATGTGCACGAGCGGTTCGACTATCGCCCGCTCGGGCGACAGGTGCTCCGCACCCGGCCCACGATGCGACATGTGATCGTCGTGGGAGACACGGGCGTCGATGCCGATGGCGATGACATCCGTCTCGAGCCGTTGGCGGCGTTCCAGGGTGATCCGGTCGGTGGCACGCGCATCGCGCAGCCATCACCATCCTCGGTGGCCTTCCTGCAGCTGTCGGGGGGCAGCACCGGCCTGTCGAAACTCATTCCCCGCACGCACGACGACTATCTCTACAGTGTACGGGCGAGTGCGGAGATCTGCGGTCTCACACCGGAGTCGGTGTACCTCGTGGTGTTGCCGGTGGCGCACAATTTTCCCATGAGCTCTCCGGGGTTCCTCGGTGCGCTGCATGCGGGGGCTTCGGTGGTATTGAGTCCATCGGCCGCACCCGATGTGGCGTTTGCCCTCATCGAGCGAGAGCGGGTCACGTTTGCTGCGGCCGTACCACCGATTGCCCTGATGTGGCTGGAAGCAAAAGCCACGAGTCGCGCCGATCTTTCGAGTCTCGAGGTGTTGCAGGTGGGTGGCGCGAAGCTCACGCCGGCCGTTGCGGCGCGTGTGACACCCACGCTCGGCGTGACGCTGCAGCAGGTGTTCGGCATGGCCGAAGGGCTGGTGAACTACACGCGGCTGCACGACGATCCCGACACGATCTGCCAGACGCAGGGGCGTCCCATCAGCCCGGATGACGAGATCCGCATCGTGGATGATGACGATCGCACAGTGGAATCTGGCGGAATCGGACATCTGCAGACCCGCGGGCCGTACACCATTCGTGGGTACTACCAGAACGCCGCGGCCAACGCACGTTCCTTCACCGCGGACGGGTTCTATCGCACGGGTGATCTGGTGAGCCGCACGACCGACGGATATCTGGTGGTGCATGGACGGGCCACCGATCAGATCAATCGGGGCGGCGAGAAAGTGTCACCGGAAGAAGTGGAAGATCATCTGGTCGCGCACCCCGCCGTGCTCGATGCCGTGGTGGTGTCGGTGCCCGATGACTATCTGGGTGAGCGGGCCTGCGCGTTCGTGATTCCGCGGGCGGAGCGGGTGCCACCGCCGGTGCTCAAGGCCTGGATCCGGTCGCGCGGGCTGGCCGCGTACAAGATCCCCGACCAGATCGTGTTCGTCGAGGCGTTTCCGTCCACGGGCGTCGGCAAGACCAGCCGCAAGGATCTGCGCGGTGCGTTGCGGGAGCAGGCGCGCCGCGCCAGTGAAGACGCCGCGTCGCGATCGGATGACCGTGGCACGGCATCCGGACAACCAGCTTCACAACCAACTTCCTGA
- a CDS encoding isochorismatase family protein — protein MSAKLPRIASYAMPTADELPPVVAPWRVHHDRVALLIHDMQQYFVDAFAAGEAPIDTVVPNIERLRAACDALDIPVFYTAQHAAQDQRDRGLQREFWGPGMATAAQAAIIAPLAPTARHHVLAKWRYSAFQRSPLEEMMRARGRSQLIVCGVYGHIGCLLSTAEAFMRDIEPFLVSDAIGDFSRAHHEQALTYAASRCAVVQTTDQLIRELGAPVQVIT, from the coding sequence ATGAGTGCCAAGCTTCCCCGGATCGCATCGTATGCGATGCCCACGGCCGACGAACTGCCGCCGGTCGTGGCGCCGTGGCGTGTGCACCACGATCGTGTGGCTCTGCTCATTCACGACATGCAGCAGTATTTCGTGGATGCGTTCGCGGCCGGCGAAGCGCCGATCGACACGGTCGTTCCGAACATCGAACGTCTCCGTGCCGCGTGCGATGCACTGGACATCCCGGTGTTCTACACGGCGCAGCACGCCGCTCAGGATCAGCGCGACCGTGGGTTGCAGCGGGAGTTCTGGGGCCCGGGCATGGCCACGGCGGCACAGGCCGCGATTATTGCACCGCTCGCACCCACCGCACGCCATCATGTGCTGGCCAAGTGGCGCTACAGCGCGTTTCAGCGTTCACCGCTCGAGGAGATGATGCGCGCGCGTGGCCGCTCGCAGCTCATCGTGTGCGGCGTGTACGGTCACATCGGCTGTCTGTTGTCCACGGCTGAGGCGTTCATGCGCGATATCGAACCGTTTCTGGTATCGGATGCCATCGGCGACTTCTCGCGCGCGCATCACGAACAGGCGCTCACCTATGCGGCCTCCCGGTGTGCGGTCGTCCAGACCACCGATCAGCTCATCCGTGAACTCGGCGCGCCCGTGCAGGTGATCACATGA
- a CDS encoding isochorismate synthase, which yields MTQPPFLLSSGSGTFMASGVVDRARFTRGDGLASAVSSYFAGGNDPDRVLVGAIPFDRHRGLELIQPALVTRDSDWSTAWAQHMDRPAPDATDEGQHDVQHDVQHDAPHEAQQEAFVPGLWHMVPQPTRASYEAAVARATAHMEDAGEPGLRKVVLSRSLVLNSTTPIDLERLLARLRLDASVTTFATPLPSDADGQARTLVGATPELLLEKSGDLVVSHPLAGSTPRRPSPADDRAAAEALLRSEKDQREHAAVVEAIADVLTPYCIALDIPRSPSLVSTATMWHLGTRITGRLRCDGTSSLELLDVVHPTPAVCGVPQDRARALIAELEAFDRDYFTGAVGWCDARGDGRWLVTIRCAEISGTRARLYAGAGIVVGSDPVNEGAETSAKLETMLRALNVQEVVSRAGMLAGSA from the coding sequence GTGACGCAGCCGCCGTTCCTGCTGTCGTCGGGCTCGGGCACATTCATGGCATCGGGTGTCGTGGATCGTGCGCGTTTCACCCGCGGTGACGGCCTGGCATCGGCGGTGTCTTCGTACTTTGCCGGCGGCAACGATCCGGACCGGGTGCTCGTGGGGGCGATTCCGTTCGATCGCCACCGTGGGCTGGAGCTGATACAGCCGGCTCTGGTCACGCGCGATTCCGACTGGAGTACCGCGTGGGCGCAGCACATGGATCGCCCCGCGCCCGATGCCACCGACGAAGGGCAGCACGATGTGCAGCACGATGTGCAGCACGATGCGCCGCACGAGGCGCAGCAGGAGGCGTTCGTGCCGGGACTCTGGCACATGGTGCCACAACCGACGCGGGCGTCGTACGAGGCCGCGGTGGCACGCGCCACGGCGCACATGGAAGACGCCGGTGAGCCGGGACTGCGCAAAGTGGTGCTGTCGCGCAGCCTGGTACTGAATTCCACGACGCCCATCGATCTCGAACGCCTGCTGGCACGTCTGCGCCTCGATGCCAGTGTGACCACGTTCGCGACACCGCTTCCGTCCGATGCCGATGGTCAGGCCCGCACGCTCGTGGGGGCGACGCCCGAGTTGCTGCTGGAGAAGTCGGGGGATCTGGTGGTCTCGCATCCCCTCGCCGGGTCCACGCCCCGTCGCCCGTCGCCCGCCGACGATCGTGCCGCGGCGGAGGCGTTGTTGCGGTCGGAGAAGGATCAGCGGGAGCATGCGGCCGTGGTGGAGGCCATCGCCGATGTCCTCACGCCGTATTGCATCGCCCTCGACATCCCCCGGTCACCGTCATTGGTGTCGACGGCCACCATGTGGCATCTGGGCACACGCATCACCGGCCGGCTGCGGTGTGATGGCACCTCCTCGCTCGAATTGCTGGACGTGGTGCATCCGACGCCGGCCGTTTGCGGGGTGCCGCAGGATCGTGCCCGGGCATTGATCGCCGAACTCGAAGCGTTCGACCGCGACTACTTCACCGGTGCGGTGGGATGGTGCGATGCGCGTGGCGACGGCCGATGGCTGGTGACCATTCGCTGCGCCGAGATTTCGGGAACGCGCGCCCGATTGTATGCGGGCGCGGGCATCGTCGTGGGTTCCGATCCGGTCAATGAAGGGGCCGAAACATCGGCCAAGCTGGAGACGATGCTGCGCGCGCTGAACGTTCAGGAAGTCGTGTCCCGCGCAGGCATGCTGGCCGGGAGTGCCTGA
- a CDS encoding phosphopantetheine-binding protein, whose translation MSALIFEQMRQDVATILKEDVSQISDEDNLVDWGLDSIRLMALTLQWQRAGVAIEFSQLAERPQLATWWGLVVAAGGGGDTGHAGH comes from the coding sequence ATGAGTGCCCTCATATTCGAGCAGATGCGACAGGATGTCGCGACCATCCTGAAGGAAGACGTTTCGCAGATCAGCGACGAGGACAATCTCGTGGACTGGGGACTCGATTCCATCCGGCTGATGGCGTTGACGCTGCAGTGGCAGCGTGCCGGTGTGGCGATCGAATTCTCGCAGCTCGCCGAGCGTCCGCAACTGGCGACCTGGTGGGGACTCGTCGTGGCCGCAGGTGGTGGGGGCGATACCGGACATGCCGGTCATTGA